From the genome of Xiphophorus couchianus chromosome 6, X_couchianus-1.0, whole genome shotgun sequence, one region includes:
- the LOC114146326 gene encoding protein FAM49B-like yields MGNLIKVLTRDIDNNAGNFFLDFENAQPSQSETEVWEKVNQVLTEAKVILEDLQTYKGAGEEIRQAIQNPNVEGVQETAWAAVVPLVAKLKTFYEFSQKLESSLHCLLDILTSADSTPTQHLEQKQALARQFAHILHFTLRFDELKMTNPAIQNDFSYYRRTISRMRINNMSSDSGSEVNNELANRMSLFYASATPMLKTLSDATSKFVSDNPDVPIENTTVCLSTMACVCKVMLETPEYRSRFASEETVLFCLRVMVGVIILYDHVHPAGAFVKTSNIDMKGCIKVLKDQPPSSVEGLLNALRYTTKHLNDETTSKQIKNMLQAN; encoded by the exons ATGGGGAACCTGATCAAGGTGCTGACCCGAGACATCGACAACAATGCTGGAAACTTCTTCCTGGACTTTGAAA ACGCTCAGCCTTCGCAGTCAGAGACGGAGGTGTGGGAGAAGGTGAACCAGGTGCTGACGGAGGCCAAGGTCATCCTGGAGGACCTGCAGACGTACAAAGGAGCAGGAGAGGAAATACGACAG GCCATCCAGAACCCAAACGTTGAGGGCGTTCAGGAGACGGCCTGGGCCGCCGTGGTTCCTCTGGTCGCCAAACTCAAAACTTTCTACGAGTTTTCACAGAAACTGG AATCCAGCCTGCACTGCCTGCTGGACATCCTCACCAGCGCCGACTCGACTCCGACCCAACATCTGGAGCAGAAACAGGCGCTGGCCCGTCAGTTCGCCCACATCCTGCATTTCACGCTGCGATTCGATGAGCTGAAG ATGACCAACCCGGCCATCCAGAACGACTTCAGCTACTACCGGCGAACCATCAGCCGCATGCGGATCAACAACATGTCG TCGGACTCGGGGAGCGAGGTCAACAACGAGCTGGCCAATCGGATGTCTCTGTTCTACGCCAGCGCCACGCCCATGCTGAAGACGCTGAGCGACGCCACGTCAAAGTTCGTCTCAGAT AACCCGGATGTTCCCATCGAGAACACGACCGTCTGTCTGAGCACCATGGCCTGCGTGTGCAAAGTGATGCTGGAGACGCC ggaGTACCGCAGTCGCTTCGCCAGTGAGGAGACGGTTCTGTTCTGCCTCCGTGTGATGGTCGGCGTCATCATCCTGTACGACCACGTCCATCCGGCCGGCGCCTTCGTCAAAACCTCCAACATAGAC ATGAAGGGCTGCATCAAGGTTCTGAAGGATCAGCCGCCCAGCAGCGTGGAGGGACTGCTGAACGCCCTGAG GTACACCACCAAGCACCTGAACGATGAGACTACCTCCAAGCAGATCAAGAACATGCTGCAGGCCAACTAA
- the LOC114146329 gene encoding prohibitin-2-like isoform X2 gives MANKEPGGFLQQLRQIAGRMSSGPRGAGTGLKLLIGAGALAYGVKEATYTVEGGHRAIIFNRIGGMEMNTVLAEGLHLRIPWFQYPIIYDIRARPRKISSLTGSKDLQMVSVTLRVLSRPLASNLPVLYQHLGQDYDERVLPSIVNEVLKSVVAKFNASQLITQRAQVSLLIRRELFERAKDFSIILDDVAITELSFSREYTAAVEAKQVAQQEAQRAQFYVEKAKQEQKQKIIQAEGEAQAAKMVAQSQNRVYLNADSLVLNLQDRDSFRLSLSTK, from the exons ATGGCGAACAAGGAGCCAGGT ggttttctgcagcagctgcggCAGATCGCTGGCAGGATGTCCTCTGGACCCCGGGGAGCAGGAACCGGACTGAAGCTCCTGATCGGAGCTGGAGCTCTGGCTTACGGCGTAAAGGAAGCTACATACACAG TGGAAGGAGGACATCGAGCCATCATCTTCAACAGGATCGGTGGGATGGAGATGAACACAGTGCTGGCTGAAGGTCTCCACTTAAG GATCCCTTGGTTCCAGTACCCCATCATCTATGACATCAGAGCCCGGCCCAGGAAGATCTCCTCCCTCACAGGaagcaaag aCCTGCAGATGGTGAGCGTGACGCTGCGGGTTCTGTCTCGGCCGCTGGCCTCCAACCTGCCGGTTCTGTACCAGCATTTGGGTCAGGACTACGATGAGCGGGTTCTGCCCTCCATCGTTAACGAGGTTCTGAAGAGCGTGGTGGCCAAGTTCAACGCCTCGCAGCTCATCACCCAGAGGGCCCAG GTGTCGCTGCTGATCCGCAGGGAGCTGTTTGAGCGAGCCAAAGACTTCAGCATCATCCTGGACGACGTGGCCATCACCGAGCTGAGCTTCAGCCGCGAGTACACGGCCGCCGTGGAGGCCAAGCAAGTCG CCCAGCAGGAGGCGCAGCGGGCCCAGTTCTACGTGGAGAAGGCCAAGCAGGAGCAGAAGCAGAAGATCATCCAGGCTGAGGGCGAGGCGCAGGCCGCCAAGATG GTGGCGCAGTCCCAGAACCGAGTGTACCTGAACGCAGACAGCCTGGTGCTCAACCTGCAGGACAGAGACAGCTTCAG GCTGTCGCTGTCCACGAAGTAA
- the LOC114146329 gene encoding prohibitin-2-like isoform X1, protein MANKEPGGFLQQLRQIAGRMSSGPRGAGTGLKLLIGAGALAYGVKEATYTVEGGHRAIIFNRIGGMEMNTVLAEGLHLRIPWFQYPIIYDIRARPRKISSLTGSKDLQMVSVTLRVLSRPLASNLPVLYQHLGQDYDERVLPSIVNEVLKSVVAKFNASQLITQRAQVSLLIRRELFERAKDFSIILDDVAITELSFSREYTAAVEAKQVAQQEAQRAQFYVEKAKQEQKQKIIQAEGEAQAAKMLGLAVTKNPGYLKLRKIRAAQNIAKTVAQSQNRVYLNADSLVLNLQDRDSFRLSLSTK, encoded by the exons ATGGCGAACAAGGAGCCAGGT ggttttctgcagcagctgcggCAGATCGCTGGCAGGATGTCCTCTGGACCCCGGGGAGCAGGAACCGGACTGAAGCTCCTGATCGGAGCTGGAGCTCTGGCTTACGGCGTAAAGGAAGCTACATACACAG TGGAAGGAGGACATCGAGCCATCATCTTCAACAGGATCGGTGGGATGGAGATGAACACAGTGCTGGCTGAAGGTCTCCACTTAAG GATCCCTTGGTTCCAGTACCCCATCATCTATGACATCAGAGCCCGGCCCAGGAAGATCTCCTCCCTCACAGGaagcaaag aCCTGCAGATGGTGAGCGTGACGCTGCGGGTTCTGTCTCGGCCGCTGGCCTCCAACCTGCCGGTTCTGTACCAGCATTTGGGTCAGGACTACGATGAGCGGGTTCTGCCCTCCATCGTTAACGAGGTTCTGAAGAGCGTGGTGGCCAAGTTCAACGCCTCGCAGCTCATCACCCAGAGGGCCCAG GTGTCGCTGCTGATCCGCAGGGAGCTGTTTGAGCGAGCCAAAGACTTCAGCATCATCCTGGACGACGTGGCCATCACCGAGCTGAGCTTCAGCCGCGAGTACACGGCCGCCGTGGAGGCCAAGCAAGTCG CCCAGCAGGAGGCGCAGCGGGCCCAGTTCTACGTGGAGAAGGCCAAGCAGGAGCAGAAGCAGAAGATCATCCAGGCTGAGGGCGAGGCGCAGGCCGCCAAGATG ctggGCCTGGCCGTGACGAAGAACCCCGGCTACCTGAAGCTCCGGAAGATCCGGGCAGCCCAGAACATCGCCAAGACG GTGGCGCAGTCCCAGAACCGAGTGTACCTGAACGCAGACAGCCTGGTGCTCAACCTGCAGGACAGAGACAGCTTCAG GCTGTCGCTGTCCACGAAGTAA